ATGAGCGAGGGGGAGTGGTCCGGCTGGATGGTGGGGAGTGCTTTTTTCTCGGTAGGGCAGCATTCCGACGCGAAAGGTTCTGCAAAGGAACCGGCGCGGATCATGTTTAACCTCGAGACTGCCGACGTGAAGCTCGAATTTGAGCGGATCAAGGCACGAGGAGCCACCGTCATCAAGGAGCCGTATGAGGCCGAGGGTCACGAGGGGATGTGGATCGCGACATTCGCCGATCCTGACGGCAACTATTTTCAACTCATGAGCCCGTGGAAGGAGTAAATTGTCGTGTCGACGTTTTCAATGAACGTGGAGCGAACGGAGAGTGCGTGGAGCAATGGTGCACGAACAGAAGCGAGAGCTTCTGTTTTATTCGTCGGCATTTTTATGTTTCCAAACAGTAGCTAGCGCACCACATTTTTTTCGATGCGTCAGTTCCGCGCGCATCGAGCCCTCCTTGGAGTATCGGGAAAAGAGCACGACTGGAGAGTCTGGCAAGACGACGCCTCGCTCAAGACGCCCCAAAACGGGCTTCCCTGAAAATTAGCAAAATAAAAACACCGGCCAACTCGGGCCAGTGTTTTTATTGACGCCAGCAGACTGTTCGCGACGACACTGCCAGTGTTTTGAAACAGAAAAAACCTCCCGATGTATAAAATTGTGTCGGGAGATTCAAGGTGCGGAGTGGATACCGCGCTTGTTGTCCGCTTTGCGGACAGGAACAAACTTTCGTTTGTTTTTGAAGAACAAAGTTCCGTACTTAAAAAGTACAAAACTTTTTTCATCTATAGTAATCTTATTATTTATAGCTTCCCTCCGTCAAACGTTATTGCTGTGGATAATTAATTGATAAACAAATTTGAAAAGCTGTCAAGTATGAAAGATCATTCAGGCGAGCAGAAGCCCGACGGCTCACTTAGTGCTCCAGAGCAGGCAGGGTGTGATTTCGAGAAAAGCAAATCATCGTAATTGCACTCCAACACGCCGTGGAGGCAAGGAAAACGGACGCTGCGACCTTTGTTAGAGCGTCCGTTTTGGTTTTTTTGACAATTGTCTCGTCGCAGTAGTATACTGTTCGTACTAAATAAACGTGCTGTCTGGCAGGGGAAACCGAAGGCGCGTATCTGAACGATATGGCTTCTTCCCTGCGAGATTCGTTGTCCTATACAACGCGCGCGTCATGTCGCGTATGCGGCGCGGCGGCATTCCTCGATGTGCTCTCACTCGGGGAGTTGTTTGTTTCTAATTTTATTGACGCAGGCCTCTCGGGTACGCGCGCGCCGCTTGAGCTCGTACTCTGTGCGAGAGAGCGGGGCGGCTGCGGACTCGTGCAACTTCGGCACAGCGTGGATCAGGATGCGCTCTACCGCGCGTATTGGTACCGCTCCGGCACAAATGTGAGCATGCGTAGCGAGCTTGCCGCGATTGCTCGGAGGGCAGAAGAGATCGCGGTGCCCCAGCGCGGTGATATCGTGCTCGACATCGGCGCCAACGACGGCACACTCCTTCGGAGTTACCGAGCGCGCGGCGTCATCCGCGCGGGCTTTGAGCCCGCGCGGAATTTGCGCGTGGATGCCGAGGTCGGCGGCGCGAGCATCATCAGCGATTTTTTTAACACACGATCATTTTTTGCGCGTTTCCCGGCGCGGCGCGCAAAAGTCGTAACCGCGATCGCGATGTTCTATGACCTTGAGGATCCGAACGCCTTTGTTGCCGATCTTGCCTCGGTTCTCGCGCCGGATGGACTCGCGATTATTCAGATGAGCTACTTGCCGCTCATGCTCTCACAGAATGCATTCGATAACATTTGTCATGAGCACCTTGAGTATTATGCGCTCGGGTCGCTCGAATTCCTTCTCGCACGGCATGGTCTCGAGATATTTGACGTTGAACTTAACGAGGTCAATGGCGGCAGTTTTCGCACCTATGTGCGTCATCGTGGAGCGCGGGCTCCTTACACGACGGACGGGCACGAGCGCGTTGCGGCGCTCCGGATTGATGAGGTTCTGCTCGCTCTCGAGACGCCCGCACCGTATCTCGCCTTTGCTTCGCGCGTGGAGCGTGTCAGGGCTGAGCTCGTCAGCTTCCTCGCGCGCGAGGTTGCGGCAGGAAAGCAAATTTATGTCTATGGCGCTTCAACGAAGGGGAATACGTTACTTCAGTATTTCGACCTCGACACACGCCTCATTAGAGGAGCGGCCGAGCGCAACCAACTGAAATGGGGCTTACGCACCGTCGGGACGGACATCCCTATAATTTCCGAGGTTGAAGCGCGCTCCGAGAATCCTGACTACTTTCTCGCTCTGCCGTGGCATTTCATGCCCGAGTTTCTTGAGCGCGAACGTACATTCCTCGAACGTGGGGGGAAGTTTATTGTGCCTCTCCCGGAGTTCCGCGTGGTCGGGCTTGACGAAATTCGAAATACGAATATCGAAATCCGAAACAATATCGAAATCAAAATGTTCCAATGTCCGAAACACGAGCGTCGTGTTTTGAGCGTTTGAATTTTGGTCATTCGGATTTGTTTCGAATTTCGTGCTTCGATATTCGGATTTCAAGAAGACGGGGGACATCAATGTCTCGGATTTGTTATCCAATGTATGGAAACAGGGCGGCGCAGAATCAATTACGGCGGCATGTTTGCCGGGCTGCTCTGCGTTGCGCTCGGTATATTTTTGGGCGCGGCGACCATGCGGGTTCTCATGGCGTACATGCTCGTCGGCGGCGACGATTATCCTCCTCAGGTAGTTCGCGGACTACATCGAGAGGTGAGCCAAGTGAGACTGAATAATCCAGCACGTACCCCCGAACCTCGCCTCATCGCTCGGGAGGGCGGGGCACGAGGCATTTCCTACGGCCTCGCTGCGCTTTCTGGTCGCGCCCTCGCGTCTACGAGCGGCGTATTTTCGGAGACAGAAGTATATGCTCGCGACTCCGTGGCGAAAATGCCGGACGAGCGTATCCCTCCGGGACCGTTTCGCACGGGAGCCACAGCGCCGATTTTCGACGACGGTCTTACACCAGGTTGGGATGACTGGTCTTGGAGTGTAGAGCGCGAGCATGTCGCAGGGAGTGATGCGCCAGCCGGGGAGCGCTTACTCGAGGCGCGGTTTCTCGCGCCGTGGGCCGGACTTTATTTTCACACCGCTGGTTTTGCACCGTACGTTAATGACGTGCTCGCGCTCTCGATTAGGACGGATGACGAGACCCCCCCAATTCTTTCAGTCGAGTTTTTCGAGCAGCCGGGCCAAGGACTCGGCGCGGTTGCTCTCGCGAGCTATGTAGCTGGGGGCGTACTCTCGCGCGGGGTTTGGGAAGAGGCGCGGATCCCCCTCGCTGATCTCCGCGCCGCGTGGGGGACGACGACTGGTTTTGCCATTGTCAGCGACTCGCGAGCGAGCGTGATGCTCGACCAGATTTACATTACTCCTGGGATCGGCTCGACGCGCTTCCTCCCCATGCCTCCGTCGCCGGTGCAGCCCGTTTTACTCGCGGACGTTTTCGGTGCGCCATCGCTCTACCGTGCGGCGCCTGCCTGGAGTGACTGGAAGAGCGCGTACGGCGAGCACCGCTTTGAGGACGGAGTGCTTCGCATTGAGACAAAACAACCGGAAACTGCGACGCTGATCGAGCTTGTGGGGAGCGGGCACTGGCGCGATTACGAGACAGCGATGCGTCTCAATTGGCATCGTGGGGCCTCTACGATTGAAACGATTGTGCGATTTGCCGATGAGCGCAACTATCTCGCGTGCGCGTGGAATCTGCACAGCACACACCTTCATGCGGAAATCAGGAACATTCATGACGGCGAGATGAGCCAGGTTTCGAGCTGGAGCGGCGCTCTGCCTCTGCCGTATTTTGAGTCGTGGCGCGATATTGAGATCGGCGTGCGCGTTGTCGGAGATAGCATCGCATGTCTCCATAATGGCGAGGCGGTACTCAGCGGCACCATTCTCGCAGACGCCCCTCTGCCCGAGCGCGGCGGCATTGCGCTCAAAACGTGGGAGCCGGAGGCGGGGTACACGATACTTGCTATTGAAGACGTCGAAGTGTTTGAGGCGCGGTAATTTTTTCGGCGTTGGGCATAATGGTTGGTTAAGCAAATTTTCAATTTTCAATAAATTTTCAATGACTCAATGACGGACGACGTCGTGTTTGAAAATTGATTCATTGCAAAATTGATTGAAAATTGATAATTGAAAATTGATAATTGATAATTGAAAATTCCGACACGATATGCGAGCTTTGACGTTTAATATCGATGCACTGTCTTGAGTCTTGAGTATTTATGAACTCCCCCCTTCTCACCATCGTCACCCCCACCTTTAACGAGGAAGTCAATGTACTTCCGTTCCTCGCCGCGCTGCGGAGAGCGATTGATGGCGCGTGCGACTACGAAGTGCTGTTCGTTGACGATAGCACTGATTCGACCCCAGAGATCGTGCTTTCCGAGGGGAAACGCGATCCGCGCGTGCGGCTGCTGCACCGGCCGCGGGAGTTGCGAGACGGTCTCGCCGGCGCGTATAGAGACGGTTTTCATGAAGCGCGCGGCACCTATATCTGCTGTCTTGATGCAGACTTGCAACACCCACCGGAGAAAATTTCCGAGTTACTCGCTCGTGCGAGGACGCAAGATGCTGACGTCGTTGTTGCGAGTCGATATATCGTGGGAGGCAGCGGTACCGCAGGTCTTGACAATATGTACCGTAAGGCGGTCTCGGTCGGCTCGAAGTATCTCGCGCAGTTTCTATTCAAACCGCTCCGGCTCTCGAGTGATCCGGGGGGCGGATTTTACCTCTTTCGCCGCGAGATCATC
This sequence is a window from bacterium. Protein-coding genes within it:
- a CDS encoding VOC family protein produces the protein MLNLNSIMVGTMQPKALAEFYVGVFGKPADMSEGEWSGWMVGSAFFSVGQHSDAKGSAKEPARIMFNLETADVKLEFERIKARGATVIKEPYEAEGHEGMWIATFADPDGNYFQLMSPWKE
- a CDS encoding class I SAM-dependent methyltransferase, translating into MASSLRDSLSYTTRASCRVCGAAAFLDVLSLGELFVSNFIDAGLSGTRAPLELVLCARERGGCGLVQLRHSVDQDALYRAYWYRSGTNVSMRSELAAIARRAEEIAVPQRGDIVLDIGANDGTLLRSYRARGVIRAGFEPARNLRVDAEVGGASIISDFFNTRSFFARFPARRAKVVTAIAMFYDLEDPNAFVADLASVLAPDGLAIIQMSYLPLMLSQNAFDNICHEHLEYYALGSLEFLLARHGLEIFDVELNEVNGGSFRTYVRHRGARAPYTTDGHERVAALRIDEVLLALETPAPYLAFASRVERVRAELVSFLAREVAAGKQIYVYGASTKGNTLLQYFDLDTRLIRGAAERNQLKWGLRTVGTDIPIISEVEARSENPDYFLALPWHFMPEFLERERTFLERGGKFIVPLPEFRVVGLDEIRNTNIEIRNNIEIKMFQCPKHERRVLSV